The sequence below is a genomic window from Lolium perenne isolate Kyuss_39 chromosome 4, Kyuss_2.0, whole genome shotgun sequence.
TATGCAGTTTTCTATGGACCAAATTTGATATCGTGGAGTTCACGAAAACAGCCTACTGTTAGTCGATCTAGCACGGAGGCGGAGTATAAGGTCATTGCCAATGGAACAGCTGAAGCTACATGGTTACAGTCAGTTCTCAGAGAACTGGGAGTGTTTCAGTCTCATGCACCAACGTTGTGGTGTGATAATCTTGGGGCGACGTTTCTCACTGCTAATCCTATGTTTCACGCTCGAATGAAACATATAGAAATCGATTTTCACTTCGTTCGTGAAAAGGTCTCCGCAGGGGCTCTGAAAGTCAGGTTCATCTCATCACAAGACCAACTGGCAGATATTTTTACAAAGGCTCTAGCTCGAGATGTCTTTGACAGGTTGAAGTTTGACCTGTGTTTAGTCAGTACACGTTTGGATCGAGAGGGGCTGTTAAACGAGGTTAAGGAGATACGATCCTAACCGGTACTATATGTTGTTGAGAAGATAGATAGTCTGAATCTATAGATAAGTAGATAGACATGCACGTTGTTATGGTTGTTGTAATCTGAACTAACTCTAGCTCGTATGAGCCCATATAAATACAGAACCCTGAGGCTGATGTTAGGCACGGCACAAATCCaatctctttctctttcttgttctCTTATACCCACACCTTATACACCAGCACTAACATTCAGAGCAACATGTCCTCTTATCAATCCTTCAATATATATACCAGTCATGTCCAAGTTGTCTATTAGTATATACACATCCACTCTACGATATGTGTGGTTGAAAAATCACTACAAAAGAAGTAGATGGATCAAGTTTTGGGCGGTCCATACAGTAATAGAACCACGTATGTGATGCACCTAGTGTTTCAATTCATTTTGTTGGAATTGTAAGCAATGGGAAAATACTAGATAGTGCCCAAATGCACAAGTGAAATTGCCTGTTTGCATGTATGTAGTTTCACGAGCAATAGTGTAGACAGGACCAACAGAGTTGTAGTTTGGACCTTCTTGACACAACTTGTATCCTTAAATCTTCTCGAACGAAGCGAGTGTCTGGCACTGTGGGAGCTGCTTAGCGTGGGTCACCCTTCTAGTGCTCTACTGAATCGCCTCTTGGCGCTTATGTTGTAGACGTAGGCATGTTCATCCGTTGTTTCATGGAAGCACTACCTTCTATTCTAGTAATTTGTAACGTTGATAGTTTCCTAGACTCAGGAGTCCAGAAACAAATCGGCTAGAGCTTTCATTTGTGTTTTCTTTGTGTGAAAACGCCACCTCCTATTTTACTGACTATGTAAGGGAATGTCATGTTTTGTCTATTTCTTATAGGTGTGAACATGTATAAAATGCGTGCTCTATACACATGTTGTAGAAAAGATCATCACAACATATAAAAAAATATCATCACAATAATTGTTATGTATATTAGTTTGATTGTTGTAAGGAAATATGTTTCCATATTTAGCTGGTCTTTTTGAGTGAACAATAAACATACAAGAAAAGTTTGTGCTTATACTTTTTATAACTAAAAATGTAGGGGAGTTCCAACTATTTTCTTGGAGAACAATCAAACTTGGATTGAACTACAAAAGCACAATTTAATTTCTTCTAATTGTGTCATTTTGTATTGAAACTTTATAATCTACAACTATATTTGTTCCACCATGTGATGTAGTAGCTTTCTAAATTAAGTAACTAATACATAAATTCACTATTTGGCCTTTAATGGGTGATAATCCAAGTACTGTATATAATGATTTTTTATGATGGATGATGCGTCTCTTTAAACAAAGTTATTCACCAAAGGAGATATTTATATGTTATTGCTAGTTTTACAAATTAACTTTAGAAATTGGAGTTATAAGTAAATTCATATTCTCGTTGTTATTTATCCTTCAAGCTCTCAGTCATAAGTTTGAGATTACACTAACAGAAGCAtagaagtaaaaaaaaaaaacaagatatTCTCAATGTCTCTTCCTTTATGGCATTACGATTCTTCTTGTGTACTTTGAAGCGTAGGAATGATTCCATGAAGCTGGGTTACATACTTGCTTCTTTCCAAATTACCTTGCATCTTAGGTTTACTCAAAGTCAAACTTTATAAAGTTTGATCAAGTATATATAAGAAAAGTATCAACACCTGCAATATATAATGCATGCAATATGAAAGCATTTTTATGAGGATTCTAATGATTTTCATTTAagatatttatatttttttctaAATAATTAGTCAAATTTAACAAAGTTAGAATTTGACCAAACCTAAAATGAGGGTAATTTGGAAATGAGGGAGTATGTTCTTAAGATATATAATGTTCAAATCTCTGCACTAGCCACGAAAAGTACTCAAAATATAGGCATAGAAATTAGGAGGTGCTAGAATGATTAATTGTGTCTACAAACTTGGAAGTTTTAGCCCTTTGTGCATTGCTGGAAAGAAATACAAAACCAACGTTTCTTTCAATTTTATCAAAAGTAAACAAAGTTTTCATCACATCAACTATTGTTTCATATTTTATGATTAAACTATGAAGCAATATGTATTGGATGATAAATCATTTAAGAACCTTTCTCCTTCAAAATAGATTGTGATGAACTAGAGCTAGTCATGTTAATTGCAAATTAATGGTTTTTTGAGAGATCCTCATGGTTAAAAACTTAAAATACGTCCATGCAATAAATATCTTCTTTTGTAAAGTGGTGCAACACCTTTTATGATACTTCTAGTTCTAATATCCTCTAACTGATCACCGAACATGTGTAAAATTTGGTAATCTGCAAGTCAGAAAACATTGAAAATCTGAATCTCAAAATCTCAAATTTGTTGGTTACCTTAAGTTTGTCCCGACTCGTGATGCATATACTGCAATGGCATTATTTTTAGGGTGACTTCGAAATTGCAGCCATGACACGGAAGTGCAAGCAGTGGATGTGCGATACGTGGGGAGATGATCTCAACTTGGCCTGGAATTAAGATGGACATATCCCACCCTTTAGTTTTCTTTTTGGACAAAGGGCATTTTATTGATCCAATCGTCCCATTAAGGGGATACAACTTTAAATATTTGAAATACCTAACCGCTGCATAACTAGATGAGCACAACCCAACACACCGAACAAAAAAACATAGAAATTCCACATTGGTAAAATAGGAAAGACAACCTAGGGCACCGGAGGACATATACTGCCATCCAAACTAGGTAAACACATCCTTAGTTGCTTGCTCCAACCGAGTAGATTCACACATATAATCAACTCCCCGTGCTCTCACCGATGGAGAACAAACCACATATGTGGAGCCAACATGTACATGAGTGAATAACCTGCATTGGAGATGATTTTAGTCAGCTTGCTCCAACAGAGTAGATGCACCTATAATCAttaatcaactccttatgctctcATCGATGGAGAAAAACCAAATATGGAGCCAACGTGTACATGAGTGAATAACCTGCATTGGAGATGAAATTTAATTTTCTTAAAGACAACATTATTCTTACATACCAATGCCCAGGATGTATACCCCTTAACCAATGCCCAGGCATATTTATCACATTTCGAGGAGGATACAAGTTAGATGTCATTTAATAACTGATTGTGACCTATTTTATGAAAACTTGTGTCCATGTGTAATTGTTACTTGTGCTCCTAACAAGGGTTTCAGATGTCCCGGCAAAAAAAATTAAGTTTCAGATGCACTCCCTCTGTTCATTAATATAAGATATTTTGGCATGCTGATTGAGCTGGCCAAACGTGTTATGTTAGTTAACAGAAGAAATACTATGAACATAGAACTTGACAAAAATGTGTTCTAGATTGCTACGTGGATGCGTCTGTCAGGTTTGTGGAAAACATGGTGACCATGGCCTGGCCTAGACGTCACCAGTGAAGCCGGCGGGGGTTGAATTGCCGTCCGCTTCTAGAGATGAAACAGTTTGTCTCACCCACAGGCCACAGCAGTTGAGACCTTTTTTAGACGGATTCAGTTGGCACCCTTCTAGATTTGGAATGATTTGCATTGGGCGATTACTGGTGTGCGTGCTGTGGAACTGGACTCTGAATCTCTGGATGTTGCCTTGCTTGTTCGCCTAACTGTGGCCCGTCGAGTTAGCTTACCAAGCAGCCGCCGGATGTGAATATGTGAGTAATATAAGTTTCGGTGAGTCGCGAAATGGTCAAGTCAAAATCGCAGAAATGCCTGCTGTTCGAGACAAAGGGGGAAGAAAAATGCCATCTAGAACTTCTCCCGTTTTTTTCTAAACAAGTACAGCAGTTGGAACAATTCCGATCCATCCGAACCTGATGCAGCAATATATAACTGAGATTCTGAGGAGCATATCGCCGCTTTACTTTACGAGCCATCAGGACATCAGCATCAGTTACctcaacaaaaaaaaaaggaCATCAGCATCAGTATAGCAGGCAAGTGTAAATTAGCATCGCGATTGCTGCCACCAATCGCACCAGATCCATCTGTCTGATCCCGTCGCAGCTCGCGACATCGCGATCCGATTTCCGGAGGAAAGAAAGAAGGACAGGATCAGAAATTCAGAATCCGGACTGAAGCTGAAGTGGTGGTGATCCACCACTAACATCCTCCCGCACAAACAAACAGAAGCTAAACCCCAGCCAATTCGGTTGAGCTCTCGCGCCACGCCTCAGCTCACCCCGTCAGCACCCACCTCGCGCCGCCCGCTCGCGTCACCGAGCAGTACAAAGTTCCGGGCGACTTCTGAAATCCAGCCACCTACTAACCCAGCCCCAGCTCCGGCCGCCAAGTCAAAATCCAGGCAGGAATGGCGGAGGGAGAGGGCGGGGAGAGGAGAAGGGGGAGGAGGAGGTGGCTGCCGGCTGCGTGCGTCCCGCGGCCGGGGTGCTTCACGGTGTCCGCCGCCGACGAGGGGCCCTCGGGCTCCGGCGCCGAAGAGGAGGGGAGCAGGCCGGCGCCCACGCATCTCGTCGTCACGGTCAATGGGATCGTCGGCAGGTGATTGCTTCCATCTCCTCTGCCTTTTTCCCCTGCTCCTTTTTACTGTTTTTCACCAACCCGAGACAGCTCAAACACAACTGATCTGTTGTGGGTCATTAAAAAAAAAGGATCTGTTGTGGACAAAAGGCTTGATAATTTTAGGATCGTTATTGATCAGCCTGACGCTCTGCTACCTGATGAACCTATGATGGAAAGGGGAAATATCCATTTCAAAGTTACTAGGCTGTTAATTTGAGATGATATGCTTAAACACTTGTATTGACATGAGAATCATTAAATGCTGATATTTCTCATGAGAAACACTTGTATTGACACTTGTATTGTTGCCTATAGCTATATCAGAAGGTCGCCGATGTAGCAGAATACCGCAAAATAAATGCTTAGGAAATGCTGGTTCACTTTGTTTTCGATTGCTTAGGAATTTAAGAGCTAGCTTTCAGTAGATACCTTCGGAAATGTTGGAAGTTATACGCGTGTATCAGCAACTTCATGTGGAGAATGTACTGATCCTACTGAAGCGGAGATTGCTGCCATCGAGGAAGGAATACGACTAGCCCTGCAATGGACGACGCTGAAGTTCACCGTTGAGTCTGATTGTGCAGAAGCGGTGGAGCTGATCCTAGAGACCACACCTAACACTTCAGCGTATGCGTTTAGAATTAATGTAATCCGTGAGCTCCTCAGAGAAAGAGATGTAAAAATCGTGAAGATTAGCCGTGAGGCTAACATTGTGAGCCATGAACTAGCTAAGCTAGGTAGGATCCAAGGGAGAACTGACTTTTGGTTGAACAATGCTCCCCAGGATATCGCCTTGGCGATTGCAAACGATTGTAACCTATCTGTGGCTTAATATATCTCTttttcccgcaaaaaaaaaaacttcatgTGGAGAATAGGAAAGACTGATACTTCCAGTGGAGAATAGAAAAGATGATACTTCCCGTGGAGCAATGTGCAATAGTATTTAATTTACTAGGAGTGATACTTCGCTGCTTAAATATGTATGTTCTTACGTACAGAAACTAATGCAAGTGTTTAAGACATGTAATAATGCGCAAAACCCTCCACCCCAAATAATTCCGCTTTCTACATTGTAGTGCACTTGAGCTGTGAGGAGACGTGTGTTTCCATGTTTCTTTTCAAATGTTTTCCCTTTCTACCATGCAGTGCAGATGATTGGGTTTACGCAGCAAAACATTTCATCAAAAAACACCCCGAGGATGTTGTAGTTCACTGTAAGTTCAACAGCATCTTTTGAAGTATGTTACTGTTTTTCCCAAGTACATTTAAAATCAACAACAGCGCTCTTTCAGTTGGCAATGGACCCCTAATTTGGATATGTATAATGGAGAATTAAGTACTTCACAATTTCGTTAATGGCATGACCCTCAACATAATCCACATTTGCACGGTGCTTCATTATGGTAAATGGTTTTTTTTTTGCTCTGTGGCAGGCAGTGGATGCAACTCGGCAACTCGAACTTTTCATGGTGTTGATGTGATGGGAAGGAGATTAGCAGACGAGGCAAGTTATTGATAAATTCATATTGGGAAAATTAATATACAAAGCTGAGCTAGCCTGAAAGATCTATAATGTACATGTAAttactttttttcgataaagggtacACAGAATTTCTATTTTATTATTTCAGGTGGGGGATTTCCCCTCTGCCGATTACTTAAAAACTCATCTTTGTTTGGTATTTTCAGTTTACCACCTCCTATAACTCTCTACCTTGTCTTCCTTCCTTTCATTTAACCTGTACTTTATGAATTTAGGTGATTTCAGTTGTTAAGTGTAGACCAGAACTTAAGAAGATCTCCTTTGTTGCACACTCATTGGGTGGATTGATTGCAAGATACGCCATTGCATTACTATATGAGAATGAAACTGCTACACAAACTGATTGTAATGAAGAGTGTGAGAAGGATGTCAATGATGCTCGTAGGAACCAACCGACGGGCCGAGGCAAGATTGCTGGTTTGGAGCCCATGAACTTTATAACTTTTGCAACACCACACCTTGGCACAAGATCACACAAGCAGGTTTTGTTCAAATTTTGCACTGGTTTCCGCTTTACCTATATCTTGTACCTTTGCCAGATCTCAACTTGTTGAGTTGTAGTTTTAACTTGCATCACGGAATACCTTAAATTTGAATTACCCAATTCCGTATGTTACAACTGGGCTTTGTTCAGTTAGAAGGTAATTAGTTTGATGTGAAATTAGAAATGATGTAGGTATTCCAAATTAAGCCATTCTAATGCTACGTTCTCATAGTTGCTACCGTACTTGTTAGTGTTACTTAATTTTTTTCTACTATTAAATGTGTGCAGCTTTTCTGCTCCAAATATCCGTCACTGTTAAGTAGTAGCTTTCTGGTTCTAGCGGGTGCATCTCATATGGCGGTGTGTCAAACTGGCAGATTCATTGACTCCATTCTTGATTGCTATATGCAGATGCCCCTTCTCCGTGGTTCCTATAGATTGGAAAAGATGGCTTTCCGTATGTCTTGGCTTGCTGGGAGAAGCGGAAAACATCTGTTTCTGAAGGATATTGAAGAGGAGAAGCCACCTTTACTTCTTCAGATGGTCACCGATTACGGAGATCTTCATTTCATGTATGCCATATATATGCTTGAACTGCCATAAAATTAGATCTCATCGTGTCACAAAACAGGTGCATTTTATGTTCATTATTTTAGCAATCTTATACTTGTTTCTGTGTGCAGATCAGCTCTTCGTTCTTTCAAGCGCCGTGTTGCTTACTCAAATGTTTGTGGCGATTGTATCCTTCTTCCATGTATACTACTTAACTTCTACTTAGCAGATGTATATAAACATGTTCGTTATCTATTTACCATTTAAAGTTTTGATACCATTGTATTATGTCCTTGACTAAAAGTTCAGTCATTGTTGGCTTGAGGACATCTTCAATACGCCGTCAACATGAACTTCCCAAGGTATGTAATGTATTTATTATCAGCCCGTTTTTAGTTTGTAACAGTGCTCTTATGAAATTCCCTCTTCATCAGAAACAAGATTTTGTGCATGATGGTAAATATCCACATGTTGTACATGTGGAAAAACCAAAGTCTCAGGATGTTGATTTTTCGGATGCCATGATTTATCAGGCAAAAACTACAAGTGAAATGGAAGGCATGATACTgaccccctctccctctccccaTGTAATTAAATTGTGTTCATGTGTAAATCTATTTAAGTA
It includes:
- the LOC127293064 gene encoding putative lipase ROG1 isoform X1 — translated: MAEGEGGERRRGRRRWLPAACVPRPGCFTVSAADEGPSGSGAEEEGSRPAPTHLVVTVNGIVGSADDWVYAAKHFIKKHPEDVVVHCSGCNSATRTFHGVDVMGRRLADEVISVVKCRPELKKISFVAHSLGGLIARYAIALLYENETATQTDCNEECEKDVNDARRNQPTGRGKIAGLEPMNFITFATPHLGTRSHKQMPLLRGSYRLEKMAFRMSWLAGRSGKHLFLKDIEEEKPPLLLQMVTDYGDLHFISALRSFKRRVAYSNVCGDFIVGLRTSSIRRQHELPKKQDFVHDGKYPHVVHVEKPKSQDVDFSDAMIYQAKTTSEMEEVMLKSLNRIPWERVDVSFKKSRQRFFAHSTIQVKTYFLNSDGADVIFHMIDHFIY
- the LOC127293064 gene encoding putative lipase ROG1 isoform X2, which gives rise to MGSSAGSGCNSATRTFHGVDVMGRRLADEVISVVKCRPELKKISFVAHSLGGLIARYAIALLYENETATQTDCNEECEKDVNDARRNQPTGRGKIAGLEPMNFITFATPHLGTRSHKQMPLLRGSYRLEKMAFRMSWLAGRSGKHLFLKDIEEEKPPLLLQMVTDYGDLHFISALRSFKRRVAYSNVCGDFIVGLRTSSIRRQHELPKKQDFVHDGKYPHVVHVEKPKSQDVDFSDAMIYQAKTTSEMEEVMLKSLNRIPWERVDVSFKKSRQRFFAHSTIQVKTYFLNSDGADVIFHMIDHFIY